CTGTACTGATGGCCTAACCAATTCACTTAGCGATCCACAAATCCAACAAATTTTGGCAACTAAGGAGCTTAGCTTAAGAGAACGTTGTAATAAATTGATTAGTGAGGCCAATCGATTAGGTGGTGGTGATAATATTACTGTCTGCCTAATTTGGAACAAGGAGGACGAGAGCAGTGATCGATAAAGGTTATCTGCTTGGGGAACGTTACCGCATCATCGATACCTTAGGTGAAGGCGGAATGGCCAATGTCTATCTAGCGGAAGATATTATCCTGCAACGTAAGGTGGCAGTTAAAATTTTACGCCTTGATTTGCAGAATGAACCGCAAACCCAAGCTCGTTTTCAAAGAGAGGCATTAGCTACAAGTGAATTAAGTCATCCTAATATTGTTTCTGTACTTGATGTAGGTACCGATCATGGTTTGCCATACATGGTAATGGAGTATGTTGATGGTCCTAATCTAAAAGAATATATTCAAAAAAATTCACCTTTGGATTTAAATGAAATTATTCGAATTATGGATCAGATATTGAGTGCAGTTGCATTAGCTCATAAGCACAATGTTATTCATCGTGATCTAAAACCACAGAATATTTTGATGGATAAGCGCGGCAATATTAAAATAGCTGATTTCGGAATTGCCGTTGCTTTGAATCAAAGCTCGATTACACAAACTAATTCAGTAATGGGTTCAGTTCATTATATGTCTCCTGAGCAAACGCGTGGCGGAATGGTTACTAAACAATCTGACATCTATTCCTTGGGAATAATTTTATATGAATTGATCACAGGAACTGTTCCGTTTAACGGTGATACACCAGTGGCAATTGCACTGAAGCATGCGCAAGAACCAATTCCTTCAATTCGCAAGAAAGATTCAAGTGTACCACAGGCGCTGGAAAATGTTGTTTTAAAGGCAACCGCGAAAGATCCACGAGATAGATATGCTACAGCTCAGGAAATGAAAGCAGATTTGGATAGTAGCTTGGATCCTGAACGGGCAGATGAACCGGTTTTTGTACCATATCATGGTAATAACGATGATAAAACAATTGTATTGCCTGGATTTAAGCCACAAAAGGAAGAAAAAGAAGTGGTGGAGCCAGCAAAAACCGAATCAGTAGAATCAAGCAAGCCAGTAAAGAAAAAGACTTTTTTACAGAATGTCAAAAGTCACAAATGGTGGTGGCTGATCTCAATTATTGCCGCGGGTTTAATCATTTTTATGATGATTTTCGCTTTAAGTGGTGCTGGAAATAAACGACAGGATGTTAATATTCCTGATGTAACTAATATTGCAGAAAAAGCAGCTGAGAGTAAACTTGAAGCAGCAGGCTTACAGGTTGGAAAAATTATTAGGCGACAGTCAGATGATATAAAAAAAGGCCGGGTTATTGCGACAAAACCAACTGCAGGCAATAGTCTAGAGCGGGGAAAGAGCGTTGATTTAATTGTTTCCAGCGGTTCTAGCATGGTTAAAGTTCCTAATATGGTTGGGAAGAACTATGACGAAGCGGCAGAAAAATTAGAAAATATGGGCTTTAATGTAGTTAGAGAGGACCAATATTCTAATAAAGTTGACGAAAATCAAGTTATTTCTCAAAGCATTGCTGCAGGTGTAGAGGTTAAGCCGACGCAGACTACAATTACGTTGATAGTTTCACGTGGCAAGCAGGCTAGATCACATTCAAATATGGTTACCTTGAAAGACTTAAGTAATTATTCTTTGAAGAGTGCTCAAGACTATGCCAAAGAACATGGCCTGACTTTACAAATCAATCAAGAATATTCTGATGATGTTGAGAAGGGCTTAGTAATTTCGATGGAGCCAGGTCCGGGTACTAAGGTTGAGCGTGGTTCAACTGTTACCATCAAGGTCTCGAAAGGTCCAAAGGAAGACAAGGAAACTACTGTAACTAAGACCTTTACCGTTAACTATGTTGGTGATGATCTTTCTAAGAGTGAGAAGCCTGATAATGATAAAGGAAGCAATGACTCTGAGTCAGAATCCGTTAATGGCAAGGGTGATCATGTCCAGATCTATATTAAGGATGATGATCATTCCTTGAACAATATTTATCGTGACTTGTATATTAAGCATGATATGAGTTTTTCGATTCCATTTAACATTAGAGAAGGCAGTGGACAATTAAAGGTTGTGCGCAATGGCGATACAGTTTTGAATGAAAAGGTGACTAAATAAATGAAACTAGCGCAAGGAACCGTCGTTGGTTTGATTGCTGGTTATTATGATGTAGAAACCGCTGCGGGTATCGTGAGAACGCGTGCTCGCGGCGTTTTTCGTCAAAAAAAGCAAAAACCAGCAGTTGGCGATCATGTGGAAATTCAGATAGATGATAAAGGAATGAGCTATCTGGTGAAAATTTTGCCGCGGATTAATCGAATTGGGCGACCAGCAGTTGCTAATGTAAGTCATGTTTTGTTAGTAATTTCTGCAGTAGAACCGGATTTTTCTGTAGAGCTGTTAGATCGTTTTTTGACTTTCTTTTCTTGGCAAAAAGTTGGTGTAACAATTTACTTGTCTAAAGCAGATTTGCTATCAGAAGCAAAGTTAAACACAATCAAGCAAGCTTTAGCATATTATCAAAAAATAGGTTATCTTGTTTTCACTGATTATCATGAAATGCAAATTCAGATTCCTAAAATGATTGAAAAAAATCAAATTTGGACTTTAGCAGGACAGTCAGGTGCTGGTAAGTCAACTTTGCTTAACCATTTAAAAAAAGATGCTAATCAAGCGACTGGTGCGATATCAACTAGCTTGAATCGTGGGAAACATACTACTAGAAAGGTCGAACTTTTTAAGTTAGGCGCGGGCTTTTTAGCAGATACGCCAGGTTTTTCGTCAATTGATTTGACACCAATCAAGTTGAATGAGTTATGTAATTACTTTGTTGAGTTTAAAAAGGCAAGTATTCACTGTAAGTTCCGCGGATGTCAGCATTTGCAGGAGCCAGGCTGTGAAGTAAAGAAGTTACTTGAAGCCGGAAAAATTCTGGCAAGTAGATATGAAGATTATTTGGCTATGCGGACTGAGATTAGTGAAGGTCGCATACCGGAATATTTAAAATAGAGGTAATAGCTGATGATGATTGCACCCTCAATTTTGAACGCAAATAATATTGATCTTAAAAATGATATTGAAAATGCAGTCCAGGCCGGAATTAGCCGTTTTCATATTGATATTATGGATGGACATTTTGTGCCTAATTTATCTTTTGGACCGCAACTAATCAAAGATTTCAAGCGTGAATTTCCGATGACAGATGCTGAAATTCACTTAATGAGTGATGCCCCAGATAAGTTGGTACCAGCTTTTGTTAGTGCAGGAGCAGATTTGGTCGAACTACACTATGAAGCAATGGACAAGCCTAAGTTATATTATTGGTTTGATTATTTAGCTTCTAATGGCGTTGATGCTGCTTTGGCAATTAGTCCAGATACACCAGTTGAAGTGGTTGAACCGTATTTGCCATTACTGAAACAAGTATTAGTAATGACGGTCAAGCCGGGATTTGGTGGACAGAGTTTTCTTCCTGAATCAGTTAGTCGAATTAAGTCAGTTAGAGAGATTGTCGGCTCTGATTTTGATATTGAGGTCGACGGCGGTATTAATGATCAGACTATTAAATTAGCTGAAAATGCTGGCGCTAATATATTTGTTGTTGGTTCATACTTGTATGAAAATGGTGATGTTGGCAGTCAAGTACATAAATTAGAAAAGATTATTAAGTAATGAAAGCATATGCATTGTTGGGCGGTCCAACTGAATTGTGGCCTGAAGATATTGAAGAAAAGCTGGCTCAAGCTGATTTAGTTATTGGGGTTGATCGTGGTGCCTTGTTTTTAGAAGAACTGGGAATAATACCTGATGTGGCAGTAGGTGACTTTGATTCTTTACACGAAAATGACTTAAGCCAAATAGAAAGTAATGTTCAAGACATTCGTTATTCTAATCCTGTCAAGGATTGGACTGATTCTGAGCTAATGTTACAGATTGCTTTTGAAGATTATCATGTGGATGAATTAGTGATTTTTGGTGCTACAGGTGGAAGATTGGATCATTTTTTGATCAATCTATTAATGTTGCTAAATCCTGAAATGAGATTATATGCGAAAAAAGTAACGTTGATTGACCAACAAAATCTAATTTGCTTTTTTAATGCAGGCACGCATGTTGTTGAAAAAAGAAAAAATTACTCTTATATTGGTTTTGCAGCTTTAACAGCAATCGAAGATTTTAATATTATCGGTGCAAGATATGAGTTGAAGCACTATTCTGGGAACTATCCTCGTGTTTTTTCATCAAATGAATTTTTGCCTAATAGTAATGAATTCAGGATTAGCTTGCAAAATGGTATGATTGCAGCAATTTATTCTAAAGATATTAATCGTTTTCATGATTTATAGGTTAAAATAGAACTATAGAAAAGAAACAAGGGAATTCAAATGAAATATATTGACTTTGAAAAAGATATTGCTGGTTTCGAAAATGGTCGCTACGAAGCAAGACTTGACCGTGCAAAATAAAATGTAGAAGACTACATGTACAAGAACCACGTTCACATTTTTGATAAAAAGAAGAAGAAGGAAGTAGCTACTATCAATGGCTTAGCTAGAAATGTAACTTATCAAGATTTGGACTTGCCAACTAAGTTGGGTGAAATGATTACTGAGTATGCATACACGCCAATTGATGAAAGAATGGCCGACGAAATTCCTGATGACGATAAGCATCACAATATTATGAAGTAAAGTAAAACGGTAAGAAGACAAAATAAAATGGTCTTCTTACCGTTTTTTATATAAATCATTAAAATAAGTAAAAAAATAAGCTTGCAAGATCAGTGATCTAACAAGCTCTTGGTCTATTAGGCACGAGTAACTTTACCAGACTTTAAAGCCTTGGTTGAAACCCATACGCGCTTTGGCTTACCGTCAACAAGAATGCGAACTTTTTGAAGGTTTGGCTTCCAAGCACGACGAGTTGAGTTCAATGAGTGTGAACGTTTGTTACCGAATGTAGTCTTCTTACCTGTTACGTAATCTTTTGCCATTTGCTAAACCTCCTTTATTTGTGATGTCATACTTAATTAGATTATCATATGTTTTCGCGCAATTCAATACTAAAAGGATTTTTTCAGGTGTATTTTAATTATTGATTATGTCGTTACTATGATAAAATAATAAACGTATATATAGATAATAAGACGGAGGACGAAACATGGCTGTTAAGATCAAGACAAAAGATGGTTTGATTGATATTTCAAACGGTGTAATCGCAACTGTTGTTGGTGGCGCAGCTACGTCTAACTATGGCGTTGTAGGTATGGCATCAAAGAATGCCATTCGCGATGGATTTGACGGGATTCTTAATCGTGCCAATTATAAGCGCGGTGTTGTTGTCAAGTCAGAAGATAACGAAATTACGGTTGATGTGTACATTATTGTTGGTTATGGTTTGAAGATTTCTGAAGTAAGTAAGAATGTTCAAGATAGTGTTAAGTTCAATTTGAAGAATCAATTAGGAATAGACACTAAGGCCGTTAATGTCATTGTACAAAGCGTTAAGGTACTTGACGAATAACACAAGCGGAGGTTTTAAATAGTGGTTTTAAATGAGATAGATAGTAAGCAATTTAGAGATATGGTACGTGTTGCCACTCATCGAATTGGTAAAAATGCGGAGTTTGTTAACTCTTTGAATGTTTTCCCAGTTCCTGATGGTGATACTGGTACTAATATGAACTTAACCATTGAAAGTGGTGCTAAGGCTGTTTCGGAAAATCCAAGTACTAGTGTTAGTGATTTAACTGAAAGCTTGGCTAAAGGTATGCTAATGGGTGCCCGTGGTAACAGTGGGGTTATCACTTCACAATTATTCCGTGGCTTTTACAAGGCTACCCAAGGGATGAAGACCTTAACTGCACAGGAATTAGCAAATGCTTTTTCAAATGGTGTTGCTACTGCTTATAAGGCTGTAATGAAGCCAGTTGAAGGTACTATTCTTACTGTAGCTCGTGTTGCTGCACAAGCCGGTGCTACTAAGGCCAATGACACCGACGATGTAACTGAAGTAATGAAAGCTGTAGTTGAAGGTGCTAAGAAGGCTCTTAAGTCAACTCCAGATTTATTGCCTGTTTTGAAGCAAGTTGGTGTAGTTGACTCAGGTGGTCAAGGCCTTTTGTTTATCTATGAAGGCTTTTTGGAAGGCTTAATGGGTGAAAACTTTGCAGATCAATATCAACCTGACGAAAATGAAATGGATGAAATGATCAATGCAATGCACCACCAATCTTCAGTTCAAAGCCAATTGGCTACTCAAGATATTAAAAATGGTTACTGTACTGAAATCATGGTTGATCTTGATGCCGATGTGCCAAATAAAAAGAAGTTTGATTTGGAAGAATTTAGAAAGCACTTGTCTGGCTTGGGCGATTCATTATTAGCTGTTTCTGATGGTGAAATTGCTAAGGTTCACGTTCATACTGAACACCCTGGTGATGTTTTCCAATACGGTAGTCAGTTTGGTCAATTAGGCAAGATCAAGATTGATAACATGAGAATCCAACACGAAAGCATCGTTGACCAAGATGAAGAACAACAAGAAGCAGTTGATTTTGCAGTGATCGCAGTTGCTTCAGGTAACGGTATTCGTAAGTTGTTTGAAAGTGAAGGGGTAAATCGTATTATCTCGGGTGGGCAAACGATGAACCCATCAACTCAAGACTTTATTGATGCAATCAAGAAGTCTGGTGCGAAGAAAGCTATTGTCTTGCCAAACAACGGTAATATTGTTATGGCTGCTAAGCAGGCTGCTGAAGTTAGTGATATTCCGGTTGGTATTGTACCAACTAAGACTATTTCTCAGGGTTTAACCGCAATGCTTTCATTCAATCCAGATGCATCTGTTGATGAAAATGTGGAAGCTATGACAGAGGACTTAGATACGGTTGTTTCAGGTGAAGTTACTCAAGCTACCCGTGATACTGAAATCGATGAAGTAGAAATTCATAAGAATGACTACTTGGGAATTGTTGATGGCAAGATTAAGGTTGACAATGCTGATTTAATTAAGACTACTGTTGATATGATTGAAAAGATGCTGGATGAAGATTCAGAAATTATCACAATTATGTTTGGCCGTGATGCTAGTGAAGAGCAAGCACAAGAAGTAGTTGAACAACTTGAAGCCAAACATGATGATCTTGAATTTGAAATTCATGATGGTGGTCAACCTGTATATCACTTCTTAGTATCAGTTGAATAACAATGATTGATAATGCATTATTTGCTCCTGTCACAGACTTAAAGGGTGTAGGGACAAAGACTACAGCTGCATTAGGAAGCTTAGGCATCTATAGTATTTATGATTTGCTTTTTTACTTTCCTTTTCGTTATGACGAATTACAAACATTACCGTTAGATCAAATCATGGATGGTCAAAAAGTAATGCTAAAGGGAATAGTAGCCACTGAAGCGTTTGTTAGTAGTTTTGGCTATAAGAAAACGCGCTTAAGTTTCAAGATGAGAATTGACCATGATGTGATCATGGTCAATTTTTTTAATCAGCCGTGGTTAAAAAATAAAATTGAGATCGGACAAGAAGTAGCTATTTATGGTAAATACAATGTTGCCCGGCAAAGTTTAACGGCCTTTAAATTCGTAGCAGCCAAAGAAAATGATAGTGGTATGGCGCCGATTTATCCGGTTAATCGACATGTTAAGCAAAAAAAATTAGTAGATCTAATTAATGTGGCTATTGACGATTTTATTGATCAAGTGCAGGATATTGTTCCGGAAAAGTTGCGGCAAGAATATCGTCTTTTAAAAGACCAAGTAATTATTGAAAAAATGCACCACCCTAAGAATAGTCATGAGGCTGAACTAGCTAAGAGAAGTGCAATTTTTCGTGAGTTTTTTATTTTTGAATTACAATTAGCTTTATTGACCCGTAATGATGGTAAACAAATGGGTTATGCAAAGAAATACGATCTGACAGAAATTGCTCAATTAACTAAATCTCTGCCATTTGAATTATCAGATGATCAAAAGCATGTGGTTAATGAAATCTTTGCTGATATGCATTCTGATGGTCAAATGCGGCGACTTTTGCAGGGTGATGTTGGTTCTGGAAAAACTGTTGTAGCCGTTTATGCGATTTTTGCAGCCATTACAGCTGGCTATCAGGCGGCTTTGATGGTGCCAACAGAAATTCTGGCAACTCAGCATTTCAAAAAAATCGATGAATTGTTGCGTCCTTTAGGTGTGCGAGTAGCTCTTTTAACAGGCAATACAAAAACACTGGAGCGGCGTGAGATCTACCGTGAATTAACTGATGGCACGATTAATGTGGTAATTGGCACTCATGCTTTAATTCAAGATAGTGTTATCTTTAAAAAATTAGGTCTAGTCATTATTGATGAGCAGCACCGTTTTGGTGTAGGACAACGACAAGCTTTGATTAATAAAGGCGATCAACCAGATATTTTGGCAATGACCGCTACGCCAATCCCGCGGACGCTGGCTTTGACAGTTTATGGTGATATGACAGTCTCTGAAATACATCATTTACCAGCCGGAAGAAAGCCAATTATTTCCACATGGAAAACAAGTAGTCAAATGAAGGAAGTCTATCGACAAATGCAAGAGCAGCTAAATCAAGGCTTTCAGATTTACGCTGTGACACCATTGATTACCGAGTCAGAGACGTTAGACTTAAAAAATGCAGAAGAATTGCATGAAAAATTAAGCCATGATTTTCCTAATCACAAGGTAGTCCTGCTTCATGGTCAAATGCCAGGTGCGCAAAAAGATGAGATTATGACTGCATTTGCAGCTGGTGAGATCGATATTTTAGTAACTACCAGTGTGATTGAAGTTGGAGTTGATGTGGCTAATGCCAATATGATGGTGATTTATAATGCTGATCGTTTTGGCTTAAGTCAATTGCACCAACTGCGTGGTCGAATTGGTCGAGGACAAACACAAAGTTATTGTGTCTTTCTAGCTGATCCTAAGACCGATTCAGGTAAAGCAAGAATGAAAATTATTGCGTCGACCAATGACGGCTTCAAATTAGCTGAAGAAGATTTAAAGATGCGCGGTGAAGGTGATTTGTTTGGTAAGGCTCAGTCAGGATTGCCAGAATTTCGTGTGGGTGATGTAGTAAATAACTACGATACATTGGTCGTTGCGCAAAAAGAAGCACGAGCTTTGGTTGCGGCTGATCCTGATTTATCAGATCCAGGACATAAGGCACTTAAGCAAGTGCTAGAATATAAGCAATTAGAGCAAAACAGAATTTAGAAAAGATTGTGGTGAATATATGAGAACAATTGCAATTGATGCGATGGGTGGCGAAAATGCCCCAGATGCAATCGTTAAGGCGGTTTTACAAGCTAAAACTGGAATGCCTGAGACTAAATTTTTATTATTTGGTGATAAAGAAGCATTAAGAAAACTAATCCCTGAAGATCAAATTAATGATCAATTAGGAGTTGTACCTACAACAGAAGTTATTGCTGATGAAGATGAACCAGTTAAGGCAATCAGAAAAAAGAAAGACTCTTCAATGGTTGTGGCAGCTAACTTCGTTAAGGAAGGAAAAGCTGATGCGTTGCTTTCCTTAGGCAATACTGGTGCATTGCTTGCTTGTGGAATTTTTATTATTGGTCGAATCAAGGGGATTGTTCGTCCAGGTTTGATGCCTACTTTACCTGTTCAAAATAGTGACGATGGCTTCAATATGGTTGATGTTGGTGCTAATGCTAAGAGTAAGCCAGAATATCTTTTACAATGGGCCGAAATGGCTTCATACTATGCAGAAAAAATCCGTGGTATTCAAAATCCGCGAGTAATGCTCTTAAATAATGGAGCTGAAAGCGACAAGGGTGATGATGTTCACCAAAAGGCCTATGAATTGCTTAAAGAAAGTAATTTGAATTTCTTAGGTAATATTGAAGGTAATGAATTGCTATTAGGCAAGGCAGATGTGGTAGTAACCGATGGCTTTACCGGAAACGCTGTACTTAAGAACATTGAAGGAACCTCTAGCGTCTTGCTTCATTTATTAAAAGATAGTTTATTAAATGGCGGTGTAATGACCAAGTTAGGTGCCTTAATGGTGAAGGGCTCGTTATCAAGCTTAAAATCTAAATTTGATACGGCTAAATATGGCGGTGCAGTTTTACTAGGCGTTAATGCACCGGTAGTTAAAACCCACGGTAGATCAAATGAACGTCCAATTTATTTCACTCTTAAGCAAGTAGATAAAATGGTTAAAGAAAAACTTGTTGCAGATTTTAGAGACGAATTCGCTGAAAAATAGTACAATGTTTTATTAAAAAGGAGAAGTTTTATGTCAGAAGAAGAAATTTTTAATAAAATCAAGGACATGATCGCTGATAATTTTGATGTTGATAAAGACAAGATTACTGAAAACACTAATTTTATGGACGATTTAGATGCTGATTCAATTGATTTGGTTGAATTTATTTTGCAATTGGAAGATGAATTTGGCGCAGAAATTCCTGACGATGAAGCTGAAAAAATTAAAACAATTGGTGATGCTGTTTCATATATTAAGTCTCATCAAGGATAATTTTCTAAAAAAAGCCGTGTCGTGATTTGCATACGACCGGCTTTGTGTTTATATTTAGAAAATAAATAGAAAAGATTAAATGCTTTTAATAAAAAAGCTCGAGATGGAGGAATGACCTTTGGAGAAGCAGAGTGATCTTTTATTAGATATTCAACACCTGCATACGGCATACCGTTTGCAAGGGAAATTCTATGATGCGGCAGACGATGTTAATCTGACTCTGAAGCGCGACGAGATTTTAGCCATCGTTGGTGAATCTGGTTGTGGTAAGAGTACAATTGCCTCAAGTATCATTGGATTGTACGACCATAAAAATACTAAAGTAACAGGGGACATTCTTTACAATGAATTAAACCTAGTTGGCTTGAATGAATCACTTTTCAATAAGATTCGTGGGGACAAGATCGGAATGATCTTCCAGGACCCGTTAGCCAGCTTGAACCCATTGATGCGTGTTGGTGACCAAGTTGCTGAAACTCTTTATTACCACACTGATATGGACGAAAAAACACGTCACGCACGTGTCATTGAATTGTTTAATCAAGTAGGAATGCCAAAGCCTGAAGAAATGTACGAAATGTACCCACATGAGTTGTCTGGTGGGCTTCGTCAGCGTGTTGTAATTGCGATGGCGATTGCATGTAAGCCTGAAGTTATTATTGCCGATGAACCAACAACAGCTTTGGATGTTACTATTCAAGCTCAAATTTTGGATTTGCTTGAAGATATTCAAAAACAATCCCACTCAGGGATTATTTTGATCACTCACGACTTAGGTGTTGTAGCAGAAACTGCTGATGAAGTTGCAGTCATGTATGCTGGTCAAATTGTTGAAAAATCTGATGTAAAGACAATTTTTGAAAACCCACTTCATCCATATACTCGATCATTACTTAACTCAATGCCTCAATCAGACGATACGGATGAAGATCTTCATGTAATTCACGGTACTGTGCCATCTTTGAAGAATATGCCACGTACTGGTGATAGATTTGCTGCAAGAATTCCTTGGATTCCTGCTAGCGCACATGAAGAAGAACCTAAGGTGCATGAAGTTGCGCCAGGTCACTGGGTAAGATGTACTTGCTGGAAGTCATTCCACTTTGAGGATGAAAAGACAGCAAGTGGGGAGTAGTTTATGGCAAAAGAAATTATTCAAATCAAAGATTTAAAGGTCTATTACCCAATTCGCTCTGGATTTTGGAACAGAATTACTGATTATGTCCGTGCCGTTGATGGGATTAATTTCTCAATTGGTGAAGGTGAAACTTACGGTTTAATCGGTGAATCTGGTTCTGGTAAATCTACTACCGGTAAGGCGATTGTTGGGGTTGAAAAAGTTACAAGTGGTCAAATCATGTATAAGGGTTTGGACGTAACTAAGGCAAGCAACCGTAAGAAGCTTGATTATAATAAAGATGTTCAAATGATCTTCCAGGATTCAATGTCAAGTTTGAACCCAAGAAAGAGAATTGAAGATATCATTGCAGAGCCAATTAGAAACTTTGAAAATCTGACTACTGATCAAGAACGTGATCGTGTTCAAGAATTGTTGGATATTGTAGGGATGCCTAGTGATGCGATCTACAAGTACCCACATGAATTCTCAGGTGGTCAGCGTCAGAGAATCGGTGTTGCTCGTGCCGTTGCTACTAACCCTAAGTTAATTGTTGCGGATGAACCAACGTCTGCTTTGGACTTGTCAGTTCAAGCACAGGTTTTGAACTTCATGAAGCACATTCAACAACAATACAACATTGCTTACTTGTTCATTTCACACGACTTGGGTGTTGTTAAGCACATGTCAGAAAACTTGGCAATCATGCACCGTGGTCGTTTGGTTGAATTAGGTAGCCGTGAAGAAATCTACAAGCACCCAATTCACATCTATACTAAGCGTTTGCTTTCCGCTATTCCTCAAGTTGATGTTGAACATCGTGAAGAACACAAGAAACATCGCGAACAAGTTGAAAAAGAATTTGAAGAAAATCAAAGTAAATGGTACGACAAGGATGGTCGTGTATATCCATTACAACAAGTAGCACCTAAGCACTGGGTAGCTTTGCCAAAAGATATGGCCCACGAAGCTAAACTTGAAGAATTAGAAGAAAAGGAGAGTGATTAAGCATGTGGAAAACGATTTTACGGCGTTTGTTAATCATGATCCCTCAATTGATTATCTTGAGTTTGCTGGTCTTCCTTTTGGCTAAAATGATGCCTGGTGACCCATTCAGTGGATCAATTAACCCTAACACCGACCCTAAACAAATTGAAGCCTTAAAACGGGCTGCAGGTCTGTTTGATCCATGGTACGTGCAATACTTTAGATGGGTGGGCAACTTGTTCCATGGTGATCTTGGTACAAGTTACATCCAGCACGTTCCTGTAACTTCATTGATTGCCGATCGTGCAAATAACACCTTCTGGTTATCACTTTTAACTACTATTTTGACTTATAGTATTGCTATCCCTCTTGGTATTACTTCAGGTCGTCACCAAGACGAATGGCAAGATACTAGTGTTAGAATTTTTAACTACATCACCTTGGCTACCCCAGGATTCGTATTCTACATCTTAGGTTTGTGGCTCTTCGGTTTCACCTTGGGCTGGTTCCCAATTTCTGGTTCTGTTTCAGCTAGTGCCTCTGGTTTCTGGGGCGTACTTGGCAGTAGAATCTATCACATGATTTTGCCAGCAATTCTGTATGCC
This is a stretch of genomic DNA from Lactobacillus crispatus. It encodes these proteins:
- the recG gene encoding ATP-dependent DNA helicase RecG encodes the protein MIDNALFAPVTDLKGVGTKTTAALGSLGIYSIYDLLFYFPFRYDELQTLPLDQIMDGQKVMLKGIVATEAFVSSFGYKKTRLSFKMRIDHDVIMVNFFNQPWLKNKIEIGQEVAIYGKYNVARQSLTAFKFVAAKENDSGMAPIYPVNRHVKQKKLVDLINVAIDDFIDQVQDIVPEKLRQEYRLLKDQVIIEKMHHPKNSHEAELAKRSAIFREFFIFELQLALLTRNDGKQMGYAKKYDLTEIAQLTKSLPFELSDDQKHVVNEIFADMHSDGQMRRLLQGDVGSGKTVVAVYAIFAAITAGYQAALMVPTEILATQHFKKIDELLRPLGVRVALLTGNTKTLERREIYRELTDGTINVVIGTHALIQDSVIFKKLGLVIIDEQHRFGVGQRQALINKGDQPDILAMTATPIPRTLALTVYGDMTVSEIHHLPAGRKPIISTWKTSSQMKEVYRQMQEQLNQGFQIYAVTPLITESETLDLKNAEELHEKLSHDFPNHKVVLLHGQMPGAQKDEIMTAFAAGEIDILVTTSVIEVGVDVANANMMVIYNADRFGLSQLHQLRGRIGRGQTQSYCVFLADPKTDSGKARMKIIASTNDGFKLAEEDLKMRGEGDLFGKAQSGLPEFRVGDVVNNYDTLVVAQKEARALVAADPDLSDPGHKALKQVLEYKQLEQNRI
- the plsX gene encoding phosphate acyltransferase PlsX produces the protein MRTIAIDAMGGENAPDAIVKAVLQAKTGMPETKFLLFGDKEALRKLIPEDQINDQLGVVPTTEVIADEDEPVKAIRKKKDSSMVVAANFVKEGKADALLSLGNTGALLACGIFIIGRIKGIVRPGLMPTLPVQNSDDGFNMVDVGANAKSKPEYLLQWAEMASYYAEKIRGIQNPRVMLLNNGAESDKGDDVHQKAYELLKESNLNFLGNIEGNELLLGKADVVVTDGFTGNAVLKNIEGTSSVLLHLLKDSLLNGGVMTKLGALMVKGSLSSLKSKFDTAKYGGAVLLGVNAPVVKTHGRSNERPIYFTLKQVDKMVKEKLVADFRDEFAEK
- the acpP gene encoding acyl carrier protein; this translates as MSEEEIFNKIKDMIADNFDVDKDKITENTNFMDDLDADSIDLVEFILQLEDEFGAEIPDDEAEKIKTIGDAVSYIKSHQG
- a CDS encoding ABC transporter ATP-binding protein; protein product: MEKQSDLLLDIQHLHTAYRLQGKFYDAADDVNLTLKRDEILAIVGESGCGKSTIASSIIGLYDHKNTKVTGDILYNELNLVGLNESLFNKIRGDKIGMIFQDPLASLNPLMRVGDQVAETLYYHTDMDEKTRHARVIELFNQVGMPKPEEMYEMYPHELSGGLRQRVVIAMAIACKPEVIIADEPTTALDVTIQAQILDLLEDIQKQSHSGIILITHDLGVVAETADEVAVMYAGQIVEKSDVKTIFENPLHPYTRSLLNSMPQSDDTDEDLHVIHGTVPSLKNMPRTGDRFAARIPWIPASAHEEEPKVHEVAPGHWVRCTCWKSFHFEDEKTASGE
- a CDS encoding ATP-binding cassette domain-containing protein, with protein sequence MAKEIIQIKDLKVYYPIRSGFWNRITDYVRAVDGINFSIGEGETYGLIGESGSGKSTTGKAIVGVEKVTSGQIMYKGLDVTKASNRKKLDYNKDVQMIFQDSMSSLNPRKRIEDIIAEPIRNFENLTTDQERDRVQELLDIVGMPSDAIYKYPHEFSGGQRQRIGVARAVATNPKLIVADEPTSALDLSVQAQVLNFMKHIQQQYNIAYLFISHDLGVVKHMSENLAIMHRGRLVELGSREEIYKHPIHIYTKRLLSAIPQVDVEHREEHKKHREQVEKEFEENQSKWYDKDGRVYPLQQVAPKHWVALPKDMAHEAKLEELEEKESD
- the opp4B gene encoding oligopeptide ABC transporter permease, with product MWKTILRRLLIMIPQLIILSLLVFLLAKMMPGDPFSGSINPNTDPKQIEALKRAAGLFDPWYVQYFRWVGNLFHGDLGTSYIQHVPVTSLIADRANNTFWLSLLTTILTYSIAIPLGITSGRHQDEWQDTSVRIFNYITLATPGFVFYILGLWLFGFTLGWFPISGSVSASASGFWGVLGSRIYHMILPAILYALITTTGTVQYLRTGIVDNKVEDYVRTARSKGVPENVVFNKHILRNSLLPIAAFLGNTITGLLSGSMIIESVFSYPGMGKLFLDSIGQRDYTTLTALILIFGILTLIGNLLSDIIMSIIDPRIRIQ